The genomic window GGGGTCTTTAGATATCTCTCCCATCCCTACAATGTTTCTATCATACAGGTTATGATATGTAGGAACTTCAACTATGTAAAagattatatagaaaaaaattatatagaaaaagcaaattattcattgtggagaaaaagaaaagcagccAGGTTGAATAGGATGCTAAGCTCCTTAACAACAACAGCAAGGAATGTTGTTTTTGCTGTATTGCCTCACACTGAatatatagtaaatgtttaatgtttaatGAGTGAATGAGTTTCATCTGAGACATGTAAACAGTATTATACTGTGGAATAGTTTCCTTGTGGTGggatttccccccttcccccaagtaAGGATATGGCTGAGATAAAAGTGATAAAGGTTTGAACTAGGTTGGTGGCCATAGCatgaaaaggaggggaaagatgTCTGTTTCCCTGTTTCCCAATGAATTTTCGTGCATCAAGGAATTTTGTTTTATGAACACATATTTATTCAACATGgacatagataagtaaatacaaattaatttttgaagGGAAAAGAACACTAACTGGGATTATCAGGAAATATTTCCAAAGGAGATAGTATCTGAGTTAATGGTCAAAGAAagccaagaattcttttttttgagagtcttattttgtttttacaacacAAAAATGTATGTATTACTCCAACTCCACTAAAGATCTCTTATAACAaagctaagaattctaagaggcaatCCTAAGGAGAAAGTGATAAAaactgatatttataaagcataatttgatcttcacaacagccccataagtattattttctattttgcagatgagaggttaagtgatttatttgcccatagtcacacagttagtgtgaGAATGGGATTCCAAACTATTTCTCTTCTTACTCCAGAACCAAAACTAGCTCCACTTTACCCTATGTTGCCTATACATTAGTCTTCCTTGTGCAGAGCTCTGATCAGAGCACTCCACTGATTAAAACATTGGACTCACTATTGCCTACAGATTCAAACCTAAGCTCCTTGTGACATTTGTGGTCCATCACTATTTACCTCCAATCTATTTTTCCAACCTGACCTCCTTTTCCCATATCTTTGCATTAGTGAAACAGGACTTACATATAGTCTGGTTTAGCATTTTTCTACCTGTGTAGAAAAAACTTTGCTAAATGATTtcttactcttataacattcttCCCACTTTCCCATCCTTCCCTCCCAAATTTCTGCTTGTAAAAATTCTACCAATTTTAACTCCTCTGATGCCACAAACCCTTCCCTAAGTCAAATAACAAAAAAGTGTTCTCTCCTCTGATCCACTGTGATATTCTGCCTTATTGTGTTTGCTATATTGTTTTGTATTAAAGTCAGTTGGATTTCTGTTGCCTCCCTGATGATATCAGTAGGCCCTTGAACACAGGGTAAGTATCTGACCACCTAGTAGTGTGCATATAGGTGTCTGCTAAAGGTAAACTAAATGGACCTGAGATACTCTCAACAATAGataaatatgtatctatatagTATGGCCCAATAACCTAgaaactgggcagctaggtggagtggTGGATAAAATACTcgatttgaagtcagattcatcttcctgggttcaaatctggtcttagataccaggtgggtgaccctggacaagtcacagaaCCCAAGTCTCCTcaagtaaaatgagctggagaaagaaatggcaaactactccaaatggggtcaggaaacaactgaacaacaaaacttaGAAACTATGTGAGATTATATAGGTAAAAAAGGGACTTAGGTCCCTGAGGAAAGCAGCTGCTCAATATTCTAAGGGCTAGGTTCCCATACACAGGTCCTTTAAAACTAGGCTACATAGACTCTGTCCTGTCTGCTCTTGTGTACAAAGCAGCCTgtatgttgggggtggggaagggaaggaggtgggGTTAGTGGTTCTCTCTCCATCACACACAGAGAAGCACtgtgatataatggaaaaaaaccctgaagagGGCATTAAGAAGCCTAGTTTGGGATTAGAAACAATGGGTGAATGTTTCAGTTGTAGATTTCAAATTTATATAAGGAAAACATCCCTAAATTTAGAGCTGTGCAAAAATGAAACTAACTGCTTTAAAAGGTGCCTTCTCTGGAGTTCTTGGGGAGACTAGAACAAGGGTTCATGGCACttgtgttaaaatatttttataattatttcaatataaattgGTCTCTTTGAATCCTAAGCACTgtattttagatatttaaaaatatttttctgtgaaGGCAGACTGCCAAAGAGTAATCTGACACCAAAAAAAAGGTTTAGAATCCCTCTTTTGGAGGATTCTTTTCCAGAAGTGGATTGGACAAAAATGATCTCTTCAAGTCTCTTTTAACTTAtaatttgttgggtttttttaaaatttattttagaatttggtttttaaaactgTGAATCTTTTCTCTGCCAAGGGtgacttgtgtgaccttggacatccAAAGTTGTTGGAGGAAGTGAGTAAATCATATAAGTTAATGGTTATGAGAAGTTTTTATAAATGTAAggaattcttttcattatacaaTTCTACGACTTCTTATGGTTAGCTTTGGAGCTACATTTCCCCCTGGTCCAGGTCAGAGTTTCAGTTTCTAGCTTGTCCCATCTTCTTTGCCATTTTCTCTCCCAACAATCCCCTCTCTTAGCCTTAAGCTAaatatccctccctccctttactGAATCTAACCCTTCTTATTATCTAAACATGCATAGCCAAGCTATGTACTCCTTGGTTTAGTTAAGTCAGGTTCCCCTCTTTGAACAAAAATGCACACACACTATCTGGTTTCTCAtcacacatttatttattgtaCATTTTCACAATCTGGATTTGCCACAGAATTGGGGGCACTGAAGGGGAGAGTAGGGATAGGGAATGGGGGGGGTCTAGACAAAGCCCCACCCCCACATCTCCACCACCCCCAACCCAGTAGGCAGCTCTCTTTCTCCTCAACCTCCCAGAATGTGGAACAGGGGAACACAGAGATCTAGTGGCAAGTAAAAGGACTATATCCTTCCCTCCATGTTCCCCTCAAATTGTGCCTTTTAAAGAGACTATTTGACCCTCCTTCAACCACCAACTCCCCTCAGCCTAGAGGACCTCACAGGAaccattcccttcttcccttgggaaggggaagagataaAATATCTCCTCCTCCCCAGCAACACATTCTGGCAGTGACTGTTTCCCCCTTCCTTGAATTCAGGGGGGCATCCAAGGGAGGTGGGCAATGACAGGACTTTGCAAACCCTCCCTGGAACTTCAGAGTGGGCTATCAGTTCTGTTCCCCACAAGGAGGTGGCTCAGAGGGGAGGAGGTCCATGGAGGACTTGTGAGGTGTTCCTCAGCCCCCTTACCAGACTCCCCACGGCAGTGACAGCCCCTATTGGCTGGTGACCTCCCCTCCTAGATAAGAATCGGAATGTAGCAGGGTTCCCCAATTCATCCCAGCTGGGGTGGGAGGGGCAGGTGAGGGGGACCCGTTTGAGAATGTCAGTGAGCCCCCCTACCAAATATGGGGAGTAGGAATGTGGAGACCCCCAAGTGGCAGAATTATTGGTCCATCAAAACATTTAACTTAAGACACTTACATACCAGCTGTGGGGTTGAGAGTTGGGGAGGCATTTGTGGAAAGGAGAAATTGGGAAAGTATGATGACAGACAGAGTTAAAAGGAAAtggatggtaaaaaaaaatggaatgggggAGGCCACAAGCCTCCAAGTATTAAAAGCAAAGAACCCCTCACTTATGTAAATGTCGTGCAAATAAGGGTAAAATTGGAGGAATCATAAGTGTGTTTAGTAGGTAAAAGGAGACCCAATACAGGTCAGGAGGCAGGGAGGactgaaaagcaaacaaaaagggTGTGGTTATGTAAATGACATGCTAATTTAAATGCTCAAAGCTCCCAGGAGACACTGGGGAGGGAAAGTTGGCTTAGGGAATCTTTATCACAGTCCATAATGATTGGATAGTCCATAAATATAAGGGGGAGCCCCAGGCTCCTGGGAGGAAAGACATGGGTGGGAGAGAGATGAACAGCTAAATCCAGGcagaaaggaagatggaaggagaaTAGAGAATGTTGCATAGCAAATGCAGATGAGGGGATTGTgggtcaaaagaaaaataaaggaatgaagaGTTAGGGGAAAGAAATGGATGATGGGCAGGGGAGAGAAGTTAAGAACAACCAGAAAAAATCTTCTAGTAATAAAACTACAAACAgaccaaatatatataatattatatatgtataaataacaGCTGGCTATTTACAAGGGGGGACACACACGCAGACACACTGGAGGTGGGACAGGAGAAGGGGCTGGAAGATATGGCTGAGAGAGGGAGAGCCATGGAGGGGAGGGGGCCCTCTCCCGGGCAGGGGCAGCTCCTGCTGTGGGCTTAGGTGCTGAAATAAACTGTGGAGAGACCCAAAGAGTGTTAGGGTCAGGTTTGGTTCATATATCCCCAGCTCCGGGAATCTCTCACCTACACACTTAGCCCTCCTCCATTCTGcccagccccgccccgcccccccagATCGAGTTTCATTAGCTTTGGTCAGGAGGATAAGCTCTTGGGATGCTGGTGGGACCAATGATCCTACAAGGGTCTgatgaaaagattattttttttccctcctagaCCATATTATCTAAACCTCCTCCCTCAACTCCCCACTCACcaatgatgaggatgaggatgatggcGCATATCACTCCAAGGATGATCATCAtctgggagggaggagagagtgataaaaaggaagggaggagagaagggaggaaaaaaggtgagatgaggagatggagagagaatgaggaaaagaagaaaaggggaaaggaagcagaaagagatgaaagggagaggaagtagaaaaggaaaaaggaagaaggattgGGGAGGGTAATAAGTTAGTAGGAGGAAAGATCAGGGCTCTGCCCACTTTCTATCCTCCAAGCCATTTCCTGAAAGAACTAGCTATACCAagaaactctgtgtgtgtgtgtgtgtgtgtgtgtgtgtgtgtgtgtgtgtgtgtgtgtgtgttggggggggagaATCTTAGTGATCACCTAACAATAGCCCCTTAATTTTAGAGAcaaaaaactgaaacccagaaagaagtgacttacccaaggtcacacaattttgATTTCATGTTGATTGGGCCTAGAAAACACTTTACCCCATTCCCTTAGTCTCCTCTCCTGTAGGACCTCCCTCATGCGCTCCTCAAGTCCCTTACTTTGAGGTTTTTCCACCAGTATTTACGCTTGAGCTTAGCAGCACTTGTCTCAAACTGGGAAGCCCCAGCCTGGAGGGCATCTGCACGGTCATCTAGTTCTGATAACTTCTGGTCCCGCTCTAGGACCTTGTCCACATTCACCCGCATGATATCCACTACCTAGACAATAGAGGGGAGAGGGTCGAGATGTTTAACCTCGTGCCATAGATTCACACAAGCAACATACCAAAGAGATGTCACAGACTATGCCAGGCTAAAGCTTCAAGCATCACACAAATAGGACAACCCCCCAAGGACGTACATCTGATATATGGTGGGACACAAATCATGGGTTCACTGTGACCTTATATGCAGgaactcaaacacacacacacacacacacacacacacacacacacacagtaataCCAGGGACACATGCTTGaggcataatatatatatatatagatatatatatgcacaGAACCCATCAGGGACATAGAGCAAGGGCATGCCAGCAGTTGATCCAGGTACATATCTTGGACATGCTAGCAGAACTGAATGACACATTGGGTGTAGGTCAAAAACCTGCCCTTTACACAAAAAGGCATAAAATAATGAGACACCCACTACCTACAAATCTCCGACATGCCTAGTGTACAACAGCCCAACACACTAGGCCCAGACCTCGAAGGATAAAGCAAAGGAGCAACACCAACTAACTTACCAGGTGGCCAGGGGCAAGACAACAGTGACACAGGTCGCTGTCCAACACTGCTGACACGAAACATTTATGCCTCTTACTCTaacctccctcccaccccaaatGCTAAAGCTGCAAGCACTGGGCAGTGAGCTGTCCCTGGTACTGATCACAAGGCAGGCAGTCCTTCATCCccaccttccctttctttcacttctctccttcctctaggCTCACCTCATCCACCTGGGCCTGGGTTTGCTGCAGCCTCCTGTTGCTAGTGAGATTTGGGGGGGCAGCGGGAGGACCCCCTTCTCCTGCTGGGGCAGCAGGGGGCATGGCAGGAGCAGGAGCAGACCTGAGGGTGCAAGTGGCAAAAGTGTCTTGACACAAGGACATCCAGCCCTTCACAGCAGACTTTGCCGCGCCAACCCTCTCCCGGGTCCCCAACTCTCTCCCCAAAGAGAAGACCTCAGGCGAGCCTTTCCAGACTCATTCTGAGGTCGAgtctcctctctgggcctcagtttccccccgaAGAAAGAGGGATTGGACTGGAGCACTGAGTTAGCGAGACCCCTCAGCTCCTCCTCTCGGGGCGCCTGACAGCCTGGGGACTAAGGCAGGCCCCTAAAACTCGGGCAGGGGCCGGAGGGTGCATAGGTGGAAGGTACCAGCACCAGGGCACCTTTCCGGGCCTCTCCGGGGCGGCCGCG from Macrotis lagotis isolate mMagLag1 chromosome 2, bilby.v1.9.chrom.fasta, whole genome shotgun sequence includes these protein-coding regions:
- the VAMP2 gene encoding vesicle-associated membrane protein 2 isoform X1, whose amino-acid sequence is MSLCQDTFATCTLRSAPAPAMPPAAPAGEGGPPAAPPNLTSNRRLQQTQAQVDEVVDIMRVNVDKVLERDQKLSELDDRADALQAGASQFETSAAKLKRKYWWKNLKMMIILGVICAIILILIIVYFST
- the VAMP2 gene encoding vesicle-associated membrane protein 2 isoform X2, translating into MSAPAPAMPPAAPAGEGGPPAAPPNLTSNRRLQQTQAQVDEVVDIMRVNVDKVLERDQKLSELDDRADALQAGASQFETSAAKLKRKYWWKNLKMMIILGVICAIILILIIVYFST